The proteins below are encoded in one region of Sphingobacterium sp. R2:
- a CDS encoding N-acetyltransferase family protein yields the protein MTKQIIRQAVKADCPRMLELINELAIFEKAPDEVTVSLSEFEDAGFGKSPVWGAFVAEVADEIVGISLYYTRYSTWKGRRLYLEDLIVTENMRGSGIGKLLFDKTLAYGKQCGYHGMVWQVLDWNEPAIKFYEKYKADFDAGWLNVSITY from the coding sequence ATGACTAAACAAATTATAAGACAAGCTGTTAAAGCTGACTGCCCACGGATGCTCGAATTGATTAATGAACTGGCAATTTTCGAAAAAGCACCCGATGAGGTCACGGTCTCACTTTCGGAATTTGAAGACGCAGGATTTGGAAAATCACCTGTTTGGGGGGCATTTGTCGCAGAAGTAGCAGACGAAATTGTCGGCATTTCATTATATTATACCAGATATTCAACCTGGAAAGGCCGAAGACTCTATTTGGAAGATCTAATCGTGACAGAAAATATGCGTGGATCAGGAATTGGAAAACTACTGTTTGATAAGACGCTGGCCTACGGCAAACAGTGCGGTTATCATGGCATGGTATGGCAAGTCTTGGACTGGAATGAACCGGCCATTAAGTTTTATGAAAAATATAAAGCGGACTTTGATGCGGGATGGCTCAATGTATCAATTACTTATTAA
- a CDS encoding DUF3298 domain-containing protein, whose translation MRFQFSLKILVISYLFYACNGQSVPADVVQPTDTLSYSRKSIDEHSNYFLKEENRLDTTYFRAKYPVFDEDKINDLITNIVHLEGDTSMQEAAHRFINAYNEYVEDNNGKSTATWNRELQVDVIANTPVFLGIRAQQEEYTGGAHGDHFTLYANFDRQSNKQIVIDDIIQTQHKDKFIKIAEQYFRTQEGLSSDDLLNGTYFFEDGKFSLADNFTIEKDDILFHYNVYEIKSYAEGITELRIPYATFRHLISEKGLQYIHSIN comes from the coding sequence ATGCGGTTTCAGTTTTCCTTAAAAATATTAGTTATCAGCTATCTGTTTTATGCTTGCAATGGACAAAGTGTACCTGCCGATGTTGTTCAACCTACAGATACACTCTCCTATAGTAGAAAAAGCATAGACGAGCATAGCAATTATTTTCTTAAGGAAGAAAATCGACTAGACACGACCTATTTTCGCGCAAAATACCCTGTTTTTGATGAAGATAAGATCAATGATCTGATTACCAATATTGTTCATCTCGAAGGCGATACCAGTATGCAGGAGGCTGCCCATCGTTTTATTAACGCTTACAATGAATATGTGGAGGATAATAACGGTAAGTCTACAGCAACCTGGAACCGGGAGCTACAGGTGGATGTGATCGCCAATACGCCAGTTTTTCTGGGAATAAGGGCCCAACAGGAAGAGTACACGGGCGGTGCGCATGGTGACCACTTTACCCTTTATGCAAACTTCGATAGGCAGTCAAACAAACAGATTGTAATTGATGACATTATTCAAACACAGCATAAAGATAAGTTTATCAAAATCGCTGAGCAGTATTTCCGCACACAGGAAGGGTTAAGTAGCGATGATCTATTAAATGGAACGTATTTTTTTGAAGACGGTAAGTTTTCGCTCGCAGATAATTTTACGATCGAAAAAGACGACATCCTATTTCATTACAATGTGTATGAAATCAAATCCTATGCTGAAGGGATTACTGAATTGCGCATTCCCTACGCTACTTTCAGACATTTGATTTCAGAAAAAGGATTACAGTATATTCATAGTATTAATTAG
- a CDS encoding RsmD family RNA methyltransferase — MNTLILQEEIQQFLDRNAEQSPAKIALKKSPFEGISPSELATQLDGKQRASTKIPLWANTPGIYFPPKLNLEQCSSEKTALFKSTLINEGTHLVDVTSGFGVDSFYFSRQAAQVTACELNPELAAVSKHNAAILKADNLHVIAANGVDYILDDANRRFDYIYLDPSRRVQNKKVFLLDECEPNLVQLQDVFFQHSTTIISKLAPLLDISSAVQQLRHVKDVYVVSVQNDCKELVFVQEKDYEGGATVHAVRLFQGQQQVISFTYESERAVVNEYSEPLSYLYEPDVALSKAGAFKIVGQIFNVKKLHKNTHLYTSDQKIENFPGKTFLIKQVESFTDFKKNKKPLQSGIIAKNFPLKTEEIKKKFKIRDAGDSFVFFTTTQNDQFSVIHTQRMLE; from the coding sequence ATGAATACACTGATCCTTCAAGAGGAGATTCAGCAGTTTCTGGATAGAAACGCAGAGCAGTCTCCTGCTAAAATCGCACTTAAAAAATCTCCTTTTGAAGGAATATCGCCGTCCGAGCTTGCTACTCAACTGGACGGGAAACAACGAGCAAGTACAAAAATCCCCCTGTGGGCCAATACGCCGGGAATCTATTTTCCCCCAAAGCTTAACTTGGAGCAATGTTCTTCAGAGAAAACAGCATTATTTAAAAGTACACTGATAAATGAGGGAACGCACTTAGTCGATGTCACCAGTGGTTTCGGTGTAGACAGCTTTTACTTCTCAAGGCAGGCGGCGCAGGTTACTGCCTGTGAATTAAATCCTGAATTGGCAGCCGTCTCAAAACATAATGCGGCTATATTAAAGGCAGACAACCTTCACGTCATTGCCGCTAACGGTGTGGATTACATCCTCGATGACGCAAACAGACGATTCGACTACATCTATTTAGATCCCTCTCGAAGAGTTCAAAACAAAAAGGTCTTTTTATTAGATGAATGTGAACCTAATTTAGTTCAATTACAAGATGTTTTTTTTCAGCACAGCACTACCATTATCAGCAAACTGGCACCACTACTGGATATATCCTCTGCCGTGCAGCAACTGCGACATGTGAAAGATGTTTATGTCGTATCGGTTCAAAATGATTGTAAAGAGCTTGTATTCGTACAAGAAAAAGATTATGAAGGTGGTGCAACCGTTCATGCTGTCAGATTATTTCAAGGACAGCAACAAGTTATCTCCTTTACCTATGAAAGTGAGCGCGCCGTTGTTAATGAATACAGTGAACCCCTGTCCTATCTGTATGAGCCAGATGTTGCACTTTCCAAAGCTGGTGCCTTTAAAATTGTTGGCCAAATTTTCAATGTTAAAAAATTACATAAAAATACACATCTCTACACTTCCGATCAGAAAATCGAAAATTTTCCCGGTAAAACATTCCTGATTAAGCAGGTGGAATCCTTTACCGATTTCAAGAAAAATAAGAAACCCTTACAATCGGGAATCATTGCCAAAAATTTCCCCCTCAAAACAGAGGAGATCAAAAAGAAATTTAAAATTAGGGATGCGGGAGACTCGTTTGTATTTTTTACAACAACCCAAAATGATCAATTTAGTGTCATACATACACAACGAATGCTAGAATAG
- a CDS encoding DUF1345 domain-containing protein, translating into MARINVYLHQMKSIDRALLSVGMFLLIYIISPIQSLPLLNLLLCWLGFCISYTAISWFTFYTMSVETMAKKAQKEDGSRLFVSLFIILVTIGCFVSVLMIIISSKDKQLKDAYIIVICILAMMASWILVHTIYTFHYARLYYENRSDGGGLEFPGDEKPDYLDFAYFSFVMGCTFQVSDVGISSKKIRRVALFHGLLSFALNTFVVALTINIISGLIN; encoded by the coding sequence ATGGCTAGAATCAACGTCTACTTACATCAAATGAAGTCCATTGATCGCGCATTGCTTTCAGTGGGCATGTTTTTACTGATCTACATCATCTCTCCAATCCAATCCCTTCCACTGTTAAACCTGCTGCTATGCTGGCTGGGGTTTTGTATATCTTATACCGCCATATCCTGGTTTACATTTTATACCATGTCGGTTGAGACAATGGCAAAGAAAGCTCAAAAAGAAGATGGAAGCCGGCTTTTTGTCTCCTTATTCATCATTTTGGTCACCATAGGTTGCTTTGTTTCTGTCCTGATGATCATTATATCCAGCAAGGACAAACAGCTGAAGGATGCGTATATTATCGTCATTTGCATCCTAGCCATGATGGCTTCATGGATATTAGTTCATACCATCTATACATTTCATTATGCACGTCTATATTACGAAAATAGGTCCGACGGTGGTGGCTTAGAGTTTCCTGGCGACGAGAAGCCTGATTATCTGGATTTTGCATACTTTTCATTCGTTATGGGATGCACATTTCAAGTATCCGACGTGGGGATATCTTCAAAAAAGATACGCCGGGTAGCACTTTTTCACGGTCTCCTCTCCTTTGCTTTAAATACATTTGTTGTTGCATTGACGATAAATATCATTTCTGGATTAATCAATTGA
- a CDS encoding YggS family pyridoxal phosphate-dependent enzyme: protein MSIASNLEALRLETEAVGVQLVAVSKTKSNSDIMEAYEAGQRIFGENHVQELVEKAELLPKDIQWHMIGHLQTNKVKYIAPFISLIASVDSLKLLKEINKHAQKSKRTIDCLLQVYIAEEDTKFGFDHAELIELLRDDEFLELKNIRICGLMGIASNTDNQKVIKAEFYELKMLFDGIKASFYRKDEHFSILSMGMSSDYKLAIEEGSTMVRIGSTIFGKRVIKHFKNND, encoded by the coding sequence ATGAGTATTGCTAGTAATTTAGAAGCGTTAAGATTGGAGACTGAAGCTGTCGGCGTACAACTTGTGGCTGTATCGAAGACAAAATCCAACTCAGATATCATGGAAGCCTATGAGGCAGGTCAACGTATTTTTGGCGAAAACCACGTTCAAGAGTTAGTTGAGAAAGCGGAGCTTTTACCCAAAGATATTCAATGGCATATGATTGGCCACCTTCAAACGAATAAGGTCAAGTATATTGCTCCTTTCATCAGTCTAATTGCATCTGTTGATTCGCTCAAATTACTGAAGGAAATAAATAAACATGCCCAAAAATCAAAACGCACCATCGACTGTCTTTTACAAGTTTATATTGCTGAGGAAGACACCAAATTTGGTTTTGACCATGCTGAACTTATCGAACTGCTCCGCGACGATGAATTTCTCGAATTGAAGAACATCCGTATTTGCGGTTTGATGGGAATAGCCTCAAATACAGATAACCAGAAAGTAATAAAAGCTGAGTTCTATGAGCTTAAAATGTTGTTTGATGGGATCAAAGCAAGTTTTTACAGAAAAGATGAACATTTCAGCATTCTTTCCATGGGCATGTCCTCCGACTATAAATTGGCTATAGAAGAAGGTTCAACAATGGTGCGTATAGGAAGTACAATCTTTGGAAAACGAGTAATCAAACACTTTAAAAACAATGACTAA
- a CDS encoding DUF4296 domain-containing protein: MLRLILNLLAVIFLFGACVRTGDKDIISESKFVDALTEIQLTDSYLNILPIDSARKVMLPLYQVTFDKYGLDSVSFKKNLDYYGKDAEVMSAIYKKVEENLTKENKFYADIDRKKQDSIRSRDSIVNVRIQDSTNRVMRGQQAYQERIAALIHYTPNTTKLSFREAASSFNRYFQMKTGISVDGYLMNQLSVGIPALPVDASSGVGSSPGKDTVITPKEVPLRKLPNAELESGPVLSPPRQMKPPVKL, encoded by the coding sequence ATGCTACGATTAATACTGAATCTACTTGCAGTCATTTTTTTATTTGGTGCCTGTGTACGTACAGGGGACAAAGATATTATCTCCGAAAGTAAGTTTGTGGATGCACTGACCGAAATTCAATTGACAGATTCATACCTCAATATTTTACCCATTGATAGTGCGCGCAAAGTCATGTTGCCTCTGTACCAAGTTACCTTCGATAAATATGGTTTGGATTCCGTTTCTTTTAAAAAGAATTTAGACTATTATGGAAAGGATGCAGAAGTCATGTCTGCTATTTATAAAAAAGTGGAAGAAAATCTAACGAAAGAAAATAAGTTTTATGCAGACATCGATAGGAAAAAGCAAGATTCTATCCGTAGCAGAGACTCGATTGTTAATGTACGTATTCAGGATAGTACCAATCGGGTTATGCGTGGGCAACAAGCTTATCAGGAAAGAATTGCCGCACTTATTCATTATACGCCAAATACAACAAAATTGAGTTTTAGAGAAGCCGCTTCATCTTTTAATCGCTATTTCCAAATGAAAACCGGTATCAGTGTAGATGGTTATCTTATGAATCAATTATCTGTAGGTATCCCAGCTTTACCAGTTGATGCGTCTTCGGGTGTAGGGAGCAGCCCAGGTAAGGATACTGTAATCACACCGAAGGAGGTTCCACTTCGGAAGTTACCAAACGCAGAACTGGAAAGCGGACCAGTTCTCAGCCCGCCGAGGCAAATGAAGCCTCCGGTGAAACTTTAA
- a CDS encoding DUF6266 family protein → MARFLKGIHGAYSGKVGSVIGSSWRGVDYVRSLSKITNKKASEGQIAQRARFATAVAFLSPIKDLLNLGYSDKLQSKATGYNKALQYLLNYGGVTGTYPAFEIDYAKIVISKGSLATLMGAEWSEAFPQEIMLTWEPQFNKLNAFAGDSVILLMYNSSKNFFSILESATREEASMSFKLPTSYSGDTLEGWVFTGHQDGIKTSPSVYLGKLSIS, encoded by the coding sequence ATGGCAAGATTTTTAAAAGGTATACACGGAGCCTACTCTGGGAAAGTAGGAAGTGTAATAGGAAGCAGTTGGCGAGGTGTGGATTATGTCCGCTCACTCTCCAAGATTACAAACAAAAAAGCGAGTGAAGGACAGATCGCACAGCGGGCAAGATTTGCAACCGCGGTAGCTTTTCTTTCGCCGATCAAGGATCTACTCAACCTGGGCTATTCGGACAAATTGCAGAGTAAAGCAACAGGGTACAACAAGGCGCTACAATATCTCCTGAATTATGGTGGCGTAACAGGTACTTACCCTGCATTCGAAATAGATTATGCAAAGATCGTTATTTCCAAGGGCTCATTGGCAACGCTGATGGGTGCAGAATGGTCAGAAGCTTTTCCGCAGGAGATCATGTTGACATGGGAGCCGCAGTTCAACAAACTTAACGCGTTCGCCGGCGATTCTGTTATTCTGCTCATGTACAACAGCAGCAAGAATTTCTTCAGTATCCTGGAGTCTGCGACTCGCGAAGAAGCAAGTATGAGTTTCAAGCTGCCTACTAGCTACTCCGGTGACACGCTGGAAGGCTGGGTATTTACCGGTCATCAGGATGGTATCAAGACTTCTCCGAGTGTTTACCTGGGTAAACTATCCATTAGCTAA
- a CDS encoding LLM class flavin-dependent oxidoreductase, whose product MDKIELSALDLAPIKKGENTASALARTVKIAQHIEQLDLKRIWVAEHHNMEYIASSATSLLIQHIASNTNRIRVGSGGIMLPNHAPLVIAEQFGTLETLFPGRIDLGLGRAPGTDQLTAMALRRNNLNTAFQFPQEVKDLQRYFSADNFDAKVRAFPGEGLEIPLYILGSSTDSAYLAASLGLPYAFATHFAPAQFASASMIYHQNFIPSDVLEKPYFMSCVNVIAADSNEEAEFLATSFFNLFAGIVTNTRRPLSEPTPEVIYKGIPAIEQAVKSMASCAFIGDKTNIRPQIEKFVKDHKVDEIIATSYIFDDEKCLKSFSLLKEALA is encoded by the coding sequence ATGGATAAAATAGAGTTATCAGCATTGGATTTGGCTCCCATAAAAAAAGGAGAAAATACAGCTAGCGCATTGGCCCGTACGGTCAAAATTGCCCAACATATAGAACAACTGGATTTGAAAAGGATTTGGGTTGCAGAGCATCACAACATGGAATATATCGCCAGTTCTGCGACATCCCTTTTGATACAACATATTGCATCAAACACAAACCGTATTCGTGTAGGATCTGGCGGAATAATGTTGCCCAATCATGCGCCTTTGGTTATTGCAGAGCAGTTTGGAACTTTAGAAACCTTATTTCCGGGACGTATTGACCTCGGTTTAGGACGTGCTCCAGGTACAGACCAGTTAACTGCAATGGCTTTACGCAGAAACAACCTAAATACCGCTTTTCAATTTCCTCAAGAGGTGAAAGATCTGCAACGTTACTTTAGCGCAGACAATTTTGATGCAAAAGTACGTGCCTTTCCGGGCGAAGGTTTGGAGATACCCCTGTACATTTTGGGATCAAGTACCGACAGTGCCTATCTGGCGGCAAGCTTAGGGCTTCCTTACGCTTTTGCGACACATTTTGCACCTGCGCAATTTGCTTCGGCGAGTATGATCTATCACCAAAATTTCATCCCATCTGACGTGCTGGAAAAACCTTATTTTATGTCGTGCGTCAATGTTATCGCCGCAGATAGCAACGAAGAAGCAGAATTTTTAGCAACCAGTTTCTTCAACCTCTTTGCCGGTATCGTAACAAATACAAGAAGACCATTATCAGAACCCACTCCAGAAGTAATTTACAAAGGAATACCGGCAATCGAGCAAGCTGTTAAAAGTATGGCTTCATGTGCTTTCATTGGTGACAAAACCAATATACGTCCACAAATCGAGAAATTTGTAAAAGACCATAAAGTAGATGAGATTATCGCTACTTCCTATATTTTCGACGATGAAAAATGCCTCAAGTCATTTTCGCTGTTAAAAGAAGCACTTGCTTAA
- a CDS encoding helix-turn-helix domain-containing protein, which translates to MLNLMNRICDLLEVITSLLKAILTHITEEMNKVSTETAEIPSELDHMLDIADVLDKLGISESKYYRLVREGKLRPRKLGKRHYYYLSDLHQQLEESRRKGRI; encoded by the coding sequence ATGTTAAATTTAATGAATCGCATTTGTGACCTTTTGGAGGTCATAACCTCCTTATTGAAAGCGATATTGACGCATATAACGGAAGAAATGAATAAAGTATCTACGGAAACAGCGGAGATACCTTCCGAACTGGATCATATGCTTGATATCGCTGATGTGCTCGACAAATTGGGTATCTCTGAATCGAAGTATTACCGACTGGTCCGCGAAGGAAAGCTCAGGCCGAGGAAACTGGGCAAGCGGCACTATTATTACTTGTCGGATTTACACCAGCAACTGGAAGAGAGCAGGCGTAAGGGGCGGATTTAG
- a CDS encoding aspartate kinase codes for MQVFKFGGASVKDAESVRNSARIISKYKGDALLVVISAMGKMTNLLERLTKEYVNNTGNQLQTLDEAKQFHFHILQELFPEGEHPIFDEVANCFVEIEWILEEEPQDSYDYLFDQIVSMGELISTKIVAAYVAFIGEKVRWIDARDYIFTDNTYREAVVDWNKTEEKIRTDLPAILDEYIVITQGFLGSTSENFTTTLGREGSDYSAAIFASCLNAENVTIWKDVPGVLNADPKWFEKTELIPELSYTDAIELTYYGATVIHPKTIKPLQNKKIALNVRSFVDPDSPGTMIRSTNQTLPVPSFIFKVNQIFISISPRDFSFIVEDNLRDIFNLFHEHRIKINMMHNTAINFTVSVDDTGKNVVDLINELEQRFKVKYESGLELITIRYYNQETIDRVLVDKEVISELKDTYTCQLLVKKI; via the coding sequence ATGCAGGTTTTTAAATTTGGAGGTGCATCCGTTAAGGATGCTGAAAGCGTCAGAAACTCAGCACGGATTATCTCGAAATACAAAGGCGACGCCTTGCTCGTTGTCATATCCGCTATGGGAAAGATGACTAACCTTCTCGAAAGATTGACCAAAGAATATGTTAATAACACGGGAAACCAACTTCAGACGCTGGATGAGGCCAAACAATTTCACTTTCATATCCTTCAAGAATTATTTCCTGAAGGTGAACACCCTATATTTGATGAAGTTGCAAACTGTTTTGTCGAGATCGAGTGGATTTTAGAGGAGGAGCCTCAAGATTCATACGACTATCTGTTCGATCAAATTGTATCGATGGGCGAACTTATTTCCACCAAGATTGTGGCAGCTTATGTGGCCTTTATTGGTGAAAAGGTACGATGGATCGATGCACGGGATTATATATTTACGGACAACACCTATCGTGAGGCTGTCGTCGACTGGAACAAAACGGAAGAAAAAATCCGCACAGATCTTCCAGCTATTCTCGACGAATACATTGTCATCACACAAGGATTTTTGGGCTCTACTTCTGAAAATTTCACAACCACCTTAGGCCGTGAAGGGTCTGACTATTCTGCAGCGATATTTGCATCCTGTTTAAATGCCGAAAACGTAACGATCTGGAAAGATGTACCGGGTGTACTCAATGCCGATCCCAAATGGTTTGAAAAGACTGAACTCATTCCTGAATTGTCTTATACCGATGCGATAGAGCTTACCTATTATGGTGCAACGGTCATCCATCCGAAAACCATCAAGCCCTTACAGAATAAGAAAATTGCACTGAATGTACGCTCTTTTGTCGATCCTGACTCGCCAGGAACAATGATCAGGAGTACGAATCAGACTTTACCTGTTCCGTCCTTCATCTTTAAGGTGAACCAAATTTTCATTTCGATCTCGCCAAGGGATTTCTCATTTATCGTGGAAGATAATTTAAGAGACATTTTCAATCTATTCCATGAGCACCGTATCAAAATAAATATGATGCATAATACAGCCATCAATTTTACCGTTTCGGTAGACGATACAGGAAAAAATGTGGTAGACTTAATTAACGAGCTCGAGCAGCGCTTCAAAGTCAAATATGAATCTGGACTTGAACTGATCACTATTCGCTATTACAACCAGGAGACCATTGATCGAGTTCTGGTCGATAAGGAAGTGATAAGCGAACTAAAAGACACCTATACTTGCCAGCTTCTTGTAAAGAAAATATAA
- a CDS encoding DUF5675 family protein: MAVKHTLLLLRKYGARGTNGTISYQGEEICHTIELPDRNNTPRISCIPIGRYKLEKRRYPKHGEQIGIPLVLGREAILIHAANNALRELQGCIAPVTTLTGEGTGDYSGKALAKLKALVYSLWDMGDEVYLSIR; encoded by the coding sequence ATGGCTGTTAAACACACCCTGCTGCTCCTACGAAAGTATGGAGCACGGGGAACCAATGGTACCATCAGCTATCAAGGCGAAGAGATATGCCATACAATCGAGCTGCCTGATAGAAATAATACGCCAAGGATCAGCTGTATTCCAATTGGTCGATATAAGTTGGAGAAACGGCGCTACCCCAAACATGGTGAGCAGATTGGCATCCCGCTGGTGCTCGGCCGCGAAGCAATACTGATCCATGCGGCCAACAATGCACTCCGTGAATTGCAGGGCTGCATTGCGCCGGTAACGACGTTAACGGGCGAAGGTACTGGGGATTATAGCGGCAAGGCATTAGCAAAGCTTAAAGCGCTGGTGTATAGCCTGTGGGATATGGGGGATGAAGTGTATTTGAGTATTCGTTAA
- a CDS encoding c-type cytochrome has translation MKQFNKLGAIASVLAIALALSAFSFQQDKPKEEPKPTNLKVLPKNISHDELISTMKEFNVALGVKCGFCHAPSKEDPKKLDFASDENHKKDIGRAMIKMTQKINKKYFNRSWNNAPAKAISCKTCHGGKEEPEMVLAKN, from the coding sequence ATGAAACAATTCAATAAATTAGGTGCGATTGCATCCGTGTTGGCTATTGCGCTTGCGTTGAGTGCATTTAGTTTCCAACAGGACAAACCAAAGGAAGAGCCCAAACCAACCAATTTAAAAGTTCTCCCAAAAAATATTTCCCATGACGAATTGATTTCCACCATGAAGGAATTTAACGTTGCCTTGGGCGTAAAATGTGGTTTCTGTCATGCACCATCAAAAGAAGATCCTAAGAAATTGGACTTTGCCAGTGATGAGAACCACAAAAAGGATATTGGGCGGGCGATGATCAAGATGACCCAAAAAATCAATAAAAAGTATTTTAACCGCAGTTGGAATAATGCTCCAGCCAAAGCAATTTCCTGTAAAACCTGTCATGGCGGGAAGGAAGAACCCGAGATGGTCTTAGCGAAAAACTAA